In Nitrospira sp., one genomic interval encodes:
- a CDS encoding alpha/beta fold hydrolase, with the protein MELFQLTAADGKVVRGDRLPGVERTILFITGFLSKRWGNKSKALAQWCEARGWGFCCFDFRGWGDADGTWGDYRLLQWLEDAEAVTEQLAAGPSITIVGNSLGGWLAWLVAQEQPAVEELILIAPAFNMMGVRAADIPAERRARWQATGSMPWDDEPMHCEAPIPWTWVEDSEELWQRRLAPPRRVKTTILHGLQDSVIKPEGSWAFVQHVLSQDPQFPIELLLKTGDHRLSSPEHLGIFRRLVCREI; encoded by the coding sequence ATGGAGCTGTTTCAACTCACGGCGGCGGACGGCAAGGTCGTGCGAGGAGACCGCCTCCCCGGCGTGGAACGGACGATCCTCTTTATCACCGGCTTTCTCTCCAAGCGCTGGGGGAACAAAAGCAAGGCGCTGGCGCAATGGTGCGAGGCGAGGGGTTGGGGTTTTTGTTGTTTCGACTTTCGTGGCTGGGGCGATGCGGACGGGACCTGGGGGGACTATCGTCTGTTGCAATGGTTGGAGGACGCGGAGGCGGTGACCGAGCAATTGGCGGCAGGTCCCTCGATCACGATCGTGGGCAATTCGCTGGGCGGCTGGCTCGCTTGGTTGGTGGCGCAGGAGCAACCTGCGGTGGAAGAACTCATCCTGATTGCGCCGGCCTTCAACATGATGGGGGTGCGGGCCGCCGATATCCCCGCCGAACGCCGCGCCCGCTGGCAGGCGACCGGCTCCATGCCCTGGGACGACGAGCCGATGCATTGCGAGGCGCCGATTCCCTGGACCTGGGTCGAGGACAGCGAAGAGCTGTGGCAGCGCCGCTTGGCGCCACCGCGCCGTGTGAAGACGACCATCCTGCATGGGCTACAGGACAGCGTGATCAAGCCAGAAGGGAGCTGGGCCTTCGTCCAACACGTCCTGTCGCAAGATCCGCAGTTCCCGATCGAACTGTTGCTGAAAACCGGCGATCATCGGCTGAGCAGCCCAGAGCATCTGGGCATCTTCCGCAGACTGGTCTGTCGGGAAATCTAA
- a CDS encoding DUF2294 domain-containing protein: MASKGETEAAVRTAIIKFEQEFLGRGPDEVRVFIVRDMLVVRLRGVLTPAERQLAKTSEGIDMVKRLRQTLIAQGRERLCEQVTELIGAKVTALFTDIDTLVGERVFVFTLESDLEATFRPS, translated from the coding sequence ATGGCCAGCAAAGGAGAAACCGAAGCCGCCGTGCGGACGGCGATCATCAAGTTCGAGCAGGAGTTTCTCGGGCGCGGCCCGGATGAAGTGCGCGTGTTCATCGTGCGCGACATGCTCGTCGTGCGGTTGAGGGGCGTGCTGACACCCGCGGAACGGCAGTTGGCCAAGACCTCCGAAGGGATCGACATGGTGAAGCGGCTGCGGCAGACCCTGATCGCCCAAGGGCGCGAGCGTCTCTGCGAACAGGTCACGGAACTCATCGGGGCTAAGGTCACGGCCCTGTTCACGGACATCGACACCCTGGTCGGCGAACGCGTGTTCGTGTTTACATTGGAATCGGACTTGGAAGCGACCTTCCGCCCATCATGA
- a CDS encoding IS630 family transposase has protein sequence MEHTIVLTKRERLELIRRARSRTGRAETARRARVILLLAEGATWDAVCQAVGCSRGFVANWSQRFAAERLAGLYSRHRGQAPLRHTPQTEARILEATRRAPADGATHWSTRKLAAQLGVSHMRVARVWAKHGIKPHRLERYMASNDPDFEKKAADIIGLYLNPPQHAAVFCVDEKTAIQALDRKDPVLPLSPGRAERHGFEYYRHGTLSLYAAFNTKTGEVLGKTADRHTSEQFIAFLTDLVANQPKGVEIHVIADNLSAHKTTRVTEFLQTHSTAHLHFTPTYSSWLNQVELWFAKIERDVIARGVFTSVKDLDKKLMHYIRHYNKAPKIVKWKYCDPSRRIGTQLPVTGH, from the coding sequence ATGGAACACACGATTGTCCTGACGAAACGTGAACGACTGGAACTCATCAGACGAGCGCGGAGCCGGACCGGGCGTGCCGAAACCGCTCGACGGGCCCGCGTGATTCTGCTCCTGGCTGAGGGGGCGACCTGGGATGCCGTGTGTCAGGCCGTGGGGTGCAGCCGCGGCTTTGTGGCGAACTGGAGCCAGCGGTTTGCCGCTGAGCGGTTGGCCGGGCTGTACAGCCGTCATCGCGGGCAAGCCCCCCTGCGGCACACCCCTCAGACGGAAGCCCGCATCCTGGAGGCCACGCGGCGGGCGCCGGCCGACGGCGCGACGCACTGGAGCACCCGCAAGCTGGCGGCCCAGCTCGGGGTCAGCCATATGAGGGTGGCGCGAGTCTGGGCGAAACATGGGATCAAGCCCCATCGGCTGGAGCGCTATATGGCGTCCAACGACCCGGACTTCGAGAAAAAGGCCGCGGACATCATCGGCCTCTATCTGAACCCGCCTCAGCATGCGGCCGTGTTTTGTGTGGACGAGAAAACCGCGATCCAGGCCTTGGACCGCAAGGATCCGGTGCTGCCCTTGTCGCCGGGGCGGGCCGAACGGCATGGCTTCGAATATTACCGCCACGGCACGCTCTCCCTCTACGCCGCGTTCAATACCAAGACGGGCGAGGTGCTGGGCAAGACGGCCGACCGACACACCTCCGAGCAATTCATCGCGTTCCTGACAGACCTCGTGGCCAATCAACCCAAGGGCGTGGAGATCCATGTGATTGCGGACAACCTCTCGGCGCACAAGACCACGCGGGTCACCGAGTTTCTGCAGACCCATTCGACGGCGCACCTGCATTTCACGCCGACGTACTCGTCGTGGCTGAACCAGGTCGAGCTCTGGTTCGCCAAGATCGAGCGCGATGTCATCGCGCGGGGCGTCTTCACGTCGGTCAAAGACCTCGATAAGAAACTGATGCACTACATCCGTCACTATAATAAGGCCCCCAAGATCGTGAAGTGGAAATACTGTGATCCGTCTCGGCGTATCGGTACACAATTACCTGTTACAGGCCACTAG
- a CDS encoding NADH-quinone oxidoreductase subunit L, producing MSLLVLVALVPLLTAFIVMTGDRKEQERHARTGLLPIVASFLGSLATLIVVTSEGPITVQLYDPAAISNPAVPVGFYIDRLSAVMMVLITGVTTLIYRYSIGYMYQDRGYRRYLGMLALTTTVLLCMVTSANLAMLFLFWQMLSYLLFVLAHNHAHQPTLAGATNTFTLLRLSDAAFLGGIVLAYSLYGTLEFQPLFARAAESPVTLALWPSLGWEIDGVTAVTLLIFGGAMGKSAQFPIHTWLPRSLYAPTPVHALLHAGIINAGGFLLNRLAPLYGLSPATLHTVFVIGTLTAILGATMMLTQNDIKKTLGFSTIGQMGYMIMECGLGAFSLAVFHLIAHGLFKATVFLNCGNVIHKARQEPIFPRTDHDAEESELSTLTWSTGFLTTLLLPLVILLVTHGVLHIPLLESQGTLILLFFIWVTSSQAILSLTHLRAVASWKVSAAMLVTLMLVVFTYLFAVETFTHFLYPDPEEVASYFRAAALPRRLFDSLVVGTTLLTILGWFYLYARAHGRTIRIPGWVETFLQQLYVLFMNRLYLDQLYLKGGRLLLSVAHRLEKRLS from the coding sequence ATGTCGTTGCTCGTGCTGGTCGCACTCGTGCCGCTGTTGACGGCCTTCATCGTGATGACCGGCGACCGCAAGGAGCAGGAGCGCCATGCCCGCACCGGACTGCTGCCCATCGTCGCTTCATTTCTCGGCTCCCTCGCCACGCTGATAGTGGTGACGTCGGAAGGTCCCATCACCGTCCAGCTCTATGACCCGGCGGCCATCTCAAACCCGGCGGTTCCGGTGGGCTTCTACATCGATCGGCTGAGCGCGGTCATGATGGTGCTCATTACCGGTGTCACGACGCTCATCTATCGCTATTCCATCGGCTACATGTACCAAGATCGCGGCTATCGCCGGTACCTGGGCATGCTGGCCCTCACCACCACCGTGTTGCTCTGCATGGTCACCAGTGCCAATCTGGCGATGCTGTTCCTATTCTGGCAGATGCTGTCCTATCTACTGTTCGTCCTCGCGCACAACCACGCGCACCAGCCCACCTTGGCCGGCGCCACCAATACCTTCACCCTCTTGCGGCTCAGCGATGCGGCCTTCCTAGGCGGTATTGTGCTGGCCTATTCGCTCTATGGGACGCTGGAATTCCAGCCCCTCTTCGCACGTGCGGCGGAGTCCCCCGTGACGCTCGCGCTCTGGCCGTCGCTGGGCTGGGAGATCGACGGGGTGACGGCGGTGACGCTCCTGATCTTCGGCGGCGCGATGGGCAAGTCGGCGCAGTTCCCGATCCACACCTGGTTGCCGCGTTCGCTCTATGCGCCGACACCGGTCCATGCGTTGTTGCATGCGGGGATCATCAATGCCGGCGGCTTCCTGTTGAATCGTTTGGCCCCGCTATACGGCCTCAGCCCCGCCACGCTGCACACAGTATTCGTCATCGGCACCCTCACGGCCATTCTCGGCGCCACGATGATGTTGACCCAAAACGACATCAAGAAGACGCTCGGCTTCTCGACCATCGGCCAAATGGGCTACATGATCATGGAATGCGGCCTCGGCGCCTTTTCCCTCGCGGTGTTCCATCTCATTGCGCACGGGCTGTTCAAGGCGACCGTTTTCTTGAATTGCGGCAACGTGATCCACAAGGCGCGGCAGGAACCGATCTTTCCGCGCACGGACCATGACGCCGAGGAGAGCGAACTCTCCACCCTGACCTGGTCCACGGGGTTTCTCACGACGCTGTTGTTGCCGCTCGTGATCCTGCTGGTCACCCACGGCGTGCTTCACATTCCCCTGCTTGAATCGCAGGGCACCCTGATCCTGCTCTTTTTCATTTGGGTGACATCGTCACAGGCGATCCTCTCGTTGACCCACCTGCGCGCCGTGGCTTCCTGGAAGGTATCCGCCGCGATGCTGGTGACCCTGATGCTCGTCGTCTTCACCTACCTGTTCGCGGTCGAAACCTTCACCCATTTCCTCTATCCCGATCCCGAAGAGGTGGCCTCATACTTCCGCGCCGCCGCCTTGCCCCGTCGTCTCTTCGATAGTCTGGTGGTCGGCACCACCCTGCTCACGATTCTCGGCTGGTTTTATCTGTATGCGCGGGCGCATGGCCGCACCATCCGCATTCCCGGATGGGTCGAAACCTTCTTGCAACAGCTGTATGTCCTCTTCATGAACCGACTCTACCTGGATCAGCTCTACCTGAAAGGCGGACGGCTCTTGTTGTCAGTGGCGCATCGCTTGGAGAAACGGCTGTCATGA
- a CDS encoding esterase has protein sequence MRLDRLGGLTVRLTGGTDGKGGGSGPVLVLLHGFGAPGDDLVPLGEYLDVPAGTRFVFPEAPLPIPMGFGESRAWWMIDMARLQADRAAGKIRDLSGEIPRGLPEARARVSSLLDDLHKTFGADPARTFLGGFSQGAMLSCDALLQSARSYAGLIQLSGTLVAKQEWGPLLAKRKGLPLFQSHGTQDPILTYAMAERLRDEFLQAGLKVEWHPFRGGHELPEPVLRQLGLFVTNVLRRG, from the coding sequence ATGCGTCTCGACAGGCTCGGCGGCCTCACGGTTCGCCTGACCGGAGGTACCGACGGCAAGGGTGGAGGCAGCGGCCCCGTCCTCGTCTTGCTTCACGGTTTCGGCGCCCCGGGTGACGACCTGGTTCCGCTCGGCGAGTACCTCGATGTGCCCGCCGGTACGCGCTTCGTCTTCCCTGAGGCGCCGCTGCCGATCCCAATGGGTTTCGGCGAGTCACGCGCCTGGTGGATGATCGACATGGCCCGTCTCCAGGCGGATCGGGCGGCAGGGAAGATCCGAGACCTGTCCGGCGAAATCCCGCGCGGGCTCCCGGAGGCGCGTGCGCGTGTGAGCAGCCTGTTGGACGATCTGCACAAGACCTTCGGCGCTGATCCGGCGCGTACGTTCCTGGGCGGCTTCTCGCAGGGGGCGATGCTCTCCTGTGATGCACTGCTGCAGAGCGCGCGGTCCTATGCCGGATTGATCCAACTCTCCGGCACCCTGGTCGCGAAACAGGAATGGGGTCCGCTGTTGGCCAAGCGCAAGGGCCTCCCCCTCTTTCAAAGCCACGGGACACAAGACCCGATCTTGACCTACGCCATGGCGGAGCGGCTGCGCGATGAGTTTCTGCAGGCCGGACTTAAGGTGGAGTGGCACCCGTTCCGTGGCGGGCATGAACTTCCGGAGCCGGTGCTGCGCCAGCTGGGCCTGTTCGTCACCAACGTCCTGCGGCGGGGGTAA
- a CDS encoding DUF2309 domain-containing protein: MDSITAGLHPADLEARRMELRGMIRLASEVIAQYWPMRTFVHHNPLHSLEYLPFAETVRRGERFLGGKGYLSGDVYRQYVKSGRILVRHIEGALAPLARDEQVTLGPCVIAHREVLRACLTHGLSAPVEEPLDRLMEREPHEEQIEGLAEHLATLPTSSFQDRMADMVREELAALGKELTLSSWCDRTLGTQIGQQINGELIKWCEAFLDEGHATWAMPGREQGFYAAWKALASKEWMTCGIADAGRKIAALSEHPEDTVIECLEALGIPMELRQDYLALQLAALPGWAGFIKWRAEETGYAWQQAYPVGLVKFLAVRLWYVRELVAQACRVELGIDGNYPAIASFMERQPHAYFLRTKRTAGLLPAAYAERVDRLHARMRTMPPGAGVVAVEWERLAHHYQVEYGPRRERAAHRSMARRLLSLAQALELVPTLLMEGAPADLRSLVDWMDAFPESAHGPVWLKAFEAGYQEQLFAMLQRAQAKPQPPTPEHQPPVRPQSQSVFCIDVRSEPFRRHLESTGANDTYGFAGFFAVFIRYRAWGKEHETEQFPVIMRAKNEVREIPRSYLDHYVSKHQSRAKLVHAGHTLLHDLKENVVTPYVMVESLGWFYGLPIVGKTLFPSLYKRLTSWLRRLFVPPIATILTVDKLAPAETEEMVMSEQRALIWKALRDRLGLHGARVDPEFVEALRRRALDEDAPVEPFLSEAADLSPEQLTAFVEELRGPYRINRRAASRQKERITRTGFTLEEQVITVETALRMMGLVRNFARLVLFCAHGSTTENNPFESALDCGACGGNEGHPNARTLAAMANRPPVRDRLARRGIEIPPDTHFLAGQVNTTTDEVQLFDLEDVPPTHRKDVARLSDDLREAAALTSQERCSRFPEVGAVLPLDEAAAQAAQRSADWSQVRPEWGLSGNTAFVIGRRELTKGLNLAGRVFLHSYDHREDPTDRLLEVLLTAAQVVAQWINMEHYFSAVDNDVYGSGSKIYHNVVARAGIMSGPWSDLRLGLAWQTVMNGDMPYHEPMRLLTLVEAPRARIEKLIARHEVLQHFYQNEWVHLAALDPADGTWYRYMPSGAWRRVGLLSDL; encoded by the coding sequence ATGGACTCCATAACCGCCGGCCTCCATCCTGCCGACCTCGAAGCTCGCCGCATGGAGCTGCGCGGCATGATCCGCCTCGCCAGCGAGGTGATCGCGCAGTACTGGCCCATGCGGACGTTCGTGCACCATAACCCCTTGCACAGCCTGGAATACCTGCCCTTCGCGGAAACGGTGCGCCGTGGCGAGCGATTCCTGGGCGGCAAGGGGTACCTGTCCGGAGACGTCTATCGGCAGTATGTGAAGAGCGGGCGCATCCTCGTCCGCCACATCGAGGGCGCGCTGGCTCCCCTGGCGCGTGACGAACAGGTCACGCTCGGCCCTTGCGTGATCGCCCATCGCGAGGTCCTGCGTGCCTGCCTGACTCACGGCCTTTCCGCGCCGGTGGAGGAACCGCTCGACCGCCTCATGGAGCGCGAACCGCACGAGGAACAGATCGAGGGCCTGGCCGAGCACCTGGCGACCCTACCGACCTCGTCCTTCCAAGACCGCATGGCCGACATGGTGCGCGAGGAGCTGGCCGCCTTGGGCAAGGAACTCACGCTCTCCAGTTGGTGCGACCGCACGCTGGGGACCCAGATCGGCCAACAGATCAATGGCGAACTCATCAAGTGGTGCGAGGCCTTCCTGGACGAGGGCCATGCCACGTGGGCGATGCCCGGCCGGGAGCAGGGGTTTTATGCCGCCTGGAAGGCGCTCGCATCCAAGGAGTGGATGACCTGCGGCATCGCGGACGCGGGGCGAAAAATCGCCGCCCTGTCGGAGCATCCCGAAGACACCGTGATCGAGTGCCTGGAAGCCTTGGGCATCCCGATGGAGCTCCGACAGGATTACCTCGCGTTGCAGCTCGCCGCCCTGCCCGGCTGGGCCGGATTCATCAAGTGGCGGGCGGAGGAAACCGGCTACGCCTGGCAACAGGCCTATCCTGTCGGCTTGGTCAAATTCCTAGCCGTGCGCCTCTGGTACGTGCGCGAGCTGGTCGCACAAGCCTGCCGCGTGGAATTGGGGATCGATGGGAATTATCCGGCCATCGCCTCGTTCATGGAACGGCAACCGCACGCGTACTTTCTGCGCACGAAGCGCACGGCCGGCTTGTTACCGGCAGCCTATGCCGAACGGGTGGATCGGCTCCATGCGCGGATGAGAACCATGCCTCCCGGAGCCGGCGTCGTCGCCGTGGAATGGGAACGCCTGGCTCATCACTATCAGGTCGAGTATGGGCCGCGCCGCGAGCGGGCCGCCCATCGGAGCATGGCCCGTCGTCTGCTGAGCCTTGCGCAGGCCTTGGAACTGGTGCCCACCCTTTTGATGGAAGGGGCGCCCGCCGACCTTCGCAGCCTGGTGGACTGGATGGATGCCTTCCCGGAATCCGCCCATGGTCCCGTCTGGCTCAAGGCGTTCGAGGCAGGGTACCAGGAGCAGCTGTTCGCCATGCTCCAACGAGCCCAAGCCAAACCCCAGCCGCCCACACCGGAACATCAACCGCCCGTGCGGCCTCAGTCACAGTCGGTCTTCTGCATCGACGTGCGGTCCGAACCGTTCCGCCGCCACCTGGAATCCACCGGCGCCAACGACACCTACGGTTTTGCCGGATTTTTCGCCGTTTTCATCCGCTACCGCGCCTGGGGCAAGGAGCATGAGACCGAGCAGTTCCCTGTCATCATGCGCGCGAAGAACGAAGTGCGGGAGATCCCGCGCAGCTACCTCGACCATTACGTGTCGAAACATCAGTCGCGCGCCAAGCTGGTCCATGCCGGCCATACGCTCTTGCACGACTTGAAGGAAAACGTCGTCACCCCCTATGTCATGGTGGAGTCTCTCGGCTGGTTCTACGGGCTTCCGATCGTGGGTAAGACGCTCTTTCCTTCCCTCTACAAGCGCCTCACGAGCTGGCTCCGCCGGCTGTTCGTGCCACCCATCGCCACGATCCTCACCGTGGACAAATTGGCCCCAGCCGAGACGGAAGAAATGGTGATGTCCGAACAGCGTGCGTTGATCTGGAAAGCCTTGCGAGATCGGCTGGGACTTCACGGCGCGCGGGTCGATCCGGAATTCGTAGAGGCCTTGCGGCGTCGCGCCTTGGACGAAGATGCGCCGGTGGAGCCCTTCCTGAGCGAGGCGGCCGACCTTTCACCCGAGCAACTGACGGCCTTTGTCGAGGAATTACGGGGACCCTATCGGATCAATCGCCGCGCGGCCTCGCGCCAGAAAGAGCGCATCACGCGGACCGGCTTCACCCTCGAAGAGCAGGTCATCACCGTGGAAACCGCCCTGCGCATGATGGGGCTGGTGCGGAACTTCGCTCGGCTCGTACTCTTCTGCGCGCACGGCAGCACGACCGAGAACAATCCGTTTGAATCGGCGTTGGATTGCGGCGCCTGCGGCGGCAACGAGGGCCACCCCAACGCCCGGACGCTGGCCGCCATGGCCAACCGCCCTCCGGTTCGCGACCGCTTGGCGCGACGGGGCATCGAGATTCCGCCCGATACGCACTTCCTGGCCGGTCAGGTCAACACCACGACCGATGAGGTGCAGCTCTTCGACCTCGAAGACGTGCCGCCGACGCATCGCAAGGACGTGGCCCGGCTCTCGGACGATTTACGGGAAGCCGCCGCCTTGACCAGTCAGGAGCGCTGCAGCCGGTTTCCCGAGGTGGGCGCCGTGCTCCCGCTCGACGAAGCCGCCGCGCAGGCCGCCCAGCGAAGCGCGGATTGGAGCCAAGTGCGGCCGGAATGGGGACTCTCCGGCAATACCGCCTTCGTCATCGGCCGACGCGAGTTGACCAAGGGCCTCAATCTCGCCGGTCGCGTGTTTCTCCATTCGTACGACCATCGCGAAGACCCGACCGACCGGCTGTTGGAAGTGCTCCTGACCGCTGCCCAAGTGGTGGCACAATGGATCAACATGGAGCATTACTTTTCCGCCGTGGACAACGACGTGTACGGCAGCGGCAGTAAGATTTACCACAACGTGGTCGCCCGCGCCGGTATCATGTCCGGCCCCTGGAGCGACCTTCGCCTCGGCCTGGCCTGGCAGACGGTCATGAACGGCGACATGCCCTATCACGAACCCATGCGCCTGCTGACGCTGGTGGAAGCTCCGCGCGCTCGCATCGAAAAACTCATCGCGCGGCACGAGGTGCTTCAACATTTTTATCAGAATGAATGGGTGCATCTGGCCGCTTTGGACCCTGCCGACGGCACGTGGTACCGCTATATGCCGTCCGGGGCCTGGCGTCGGGTCGGCCTCCTGTCGGACTTATAA
- a CDS encoding DUF2470 domain-containing protein codes for MTSSRQHSSGPDSEGPDVPEPSHAEKARTLVYLQQTGGLSTLSRKQPGWPFGSVMPYGLDDQGQPSFLISSMAMHTQNLLGDPRASLLVTPPESQRDPLGAARVTLMGSITKVPKDEVASVRERYLARHANAAYWVDFDDFHFFHMALADIYFVGGFGSMGWVAPADYMAAAVDPLAETAADLIREINTKQQETLLQLARLCGKLDAQQASITTMDRLGFHLRVKTPDRMQGGRFAFTDPVRNAEEARAGLADLATKAKAGGQVLHSL; via the coding sequence GTGACATCATCGCGTCAGCACAGCAGCGGGCCGGATTCGGAAGGTCCTGACGTTCCCGAACCCTCCCATGCCGAAAAAGCCAGGACGCTGGTGTATCTGCAGCAGACGGGCGGGCTCTCGACCCTGTCGCGGAAGCAACCAGGCTGGCCGTTCGGGTCGGTGATGCCCTACGGCTTGGACGATCAAGGCCAGCCGAGTTTTCTCATCAGCTCCATGGCGATGCACACGCAGAACCTGCTCGGCGATCCGCGGGCCAGCCTGCTGGTCACCCCGCCGGAAAGTCAGCGTGATCCGCTGGGCGCAGCTAGAGTGACTTTGATGGGGTCGATCACGAAGGTGCCGAAAGACGAGGTCGCATCGGTGCGTGAACGGTATTTGGCTCGTCATGCGAACGCGGCCTATTGGGTCGACTTCGACGACTTTCACTTTTTCCATATGGCCTTGGCGGATATCTATTTTGTCGGCGGGTTCGGGTCGATGGGCTGGGTGGCACCGGCTGACTACATGGCAGCGGCAGTGGATCCGCTCGCAGAGACCGCTGCGGACCTTATTCGTGAGATCAATACGAAGCAACAGGAGACACTGCTCCAGCTTGCCCGCTTGTGCGGCAAGCTGGACGCGCAGCAAGCTAGCATCACGACCATGGACCGGCTGGGATTTCATCTGCGGGTCAAGACACCCGATCGGATGCAGGGTGGGAGATTTGCCTTTACGGACCCGGTGCGCAATGCTGAGGAGGCCCGCGCCGGTCTCGCCGATCTGGCCACGAAGGCGAAGGCAGGCGGCCAGGTGCTGCACTCGTTGTAG
- a CDS encoding YdiU family protein, whose amino-acid sequence MSRHRLETLTFDNSYARLPDAFYAKVNPTPFSSPPHLISVNPAAAALIDLDPAEAARPEFAGVFGGSLLVPGMEPLAMLYSGHQFGVYVPQLGDGRAILLGEVVNARGERWDLHLKGAGMTPFSRDGDGRSVLRSAIREYLCCEAMHGLGIPTTRALCLVGSDDKVYREQIETGATVVRMAPSHVRFGSFEVFYYRKQHEQLTRLADYVIDGHFPHLREAPETYARFFDEVVERTAKLVAQWQAVGWAHGVLNTDNMSILGLTLDYGPYGFMDDYDPGFICNHSDHNGRYAFNQQPYIGLWNLGCLAQTLLPLAPREELKAALDRYHERFDAHYRGLMRAKLGLLQEQPEDEALLAELQSLMAESRVDYTIVWRELGTFSTEAGATNDRLRDHFLDRNRFDGWAVRYRERLAREQSRDEERRQRMDRVNPKYVLRNYLAQLAIEKAQQKDYTEIDRLLTLLQNPFVDQPGMESYAAPPPNWGKHISVSCSS is encoded by the coding sequence ATGAGCCGGCATCGCCTCGAAACCCTCACGTTCGACAACAGCTACGCGCGGTTACCCGACGCCTTCTATGCCAAGGTGAACCCGACACCCTTCTCCTCGCCGCCGCACCTCATCAGTGTGAATCCGGCTGCCGCCGCCCTCATCGACCTGGATCCTGCCGAAGCCGCTCGTCCGGAGTTCGCCGGCGTCTTCGGGGGCAGTTTGCTGGTGCCGGGCATGGAGCCGCTGGCGATGCTCTATTCCGGCCACCAATTCGGCGTGTATGTGCCGCAGCTCGGCGATGGGCGGGCCATTCTGCTGGGGGAGGTCGTCAACGCACGGGGTGAACGCTGGGATCTGCATTTGAAAGGGGCGGGAATGACACCCTTTTCACGCGACGGCGACGGGCGGTCCGTGTTGCGCTCCGCAATCCGTGAATACCTCTGTTGCGAAGCCATGCATGGCCTTGGCATCCCGACGACGCGCGCCCTCTGCCTGGTCGGGAGCGACGACAAGGTCTACCGCGAGCAGATCGAAACCGGCGCGACGGTCGTGCGGATGGCACCCTCGCACGTGCGCTTCGGTTCATTCGAAGTGTTTTACTATCGCAAGCAGCATGAACAGTTGACGCGCCTGGCCGACTATGTGATCGACGGCCACTTTCCCCACCTGCGCGAGGCGCCGGAGACATACGCGCGGTTCTTTGATGAGGTGGTGGAGCGCACGGCGAAGTTGGTCGCCCAGTGGCAGGCGGTCGGTTGGGCCCACGGCGTGTTGAACACCGACAACATGTCGATCCTGGGGCTCACGCTCGACTATGGTCCGTACGGCTTCATGGACGACTACGATCCCGGCTTTATCTGTAACCACTCGGACCACAACGGGCGTTATGCCTTCAATCAACAGCCCTACATCGGCCTGTGGAACCTGGGTTGTCTGGCGCAGACCCTCTTGCCGCTGGCGCCTCGTGAAGAGCTGAAGGCGGCGCTCGATCGTTATCACGAGCGCTTCGACGCGCACTATCGAGGCTTGATGCGGGCCAAGCTGGGCCTGCTGCAGGAGCAACCGGAGGACGAGGCGCTCCTCGCGGAGCTCCAATCGCTGATGGCCGAAAGTCGGGTCGACTATACGATTGTCTGGCGGGAGCTGGGTACGTTCTCCACCGAGGCGGGTGCGACCAACGACCGGCTGCGGGACCACTTCCTGGATCGGAATCGATTCGACGGCTGGGCCGTCCGATACCGTGAGCGACTGGCGCGCGAGCAGAGTCGCGACGAGGAGCGACGGCAACGGATGGATCGTGTCAACCCCAAGTACGTGCTGCGAAACTATCTGGCTCAGCTCGCGATCGAGAAGGCGCAACAAAAAGATTACACCGAAATCGACCGGCTGCTGACCCTCCTACAGAACCCTTTCGTGGACCAGCCCGGCATGGAATCCTACGCGGCTCCTCCGCCGAATTGGGGCAAACATATCAGCGTGAGCTGCTCGTCCTAA
- a CDS encoding P-II family nitrogen regulator produces MGELTLHAMKEIRVIVSGENRPFVTELLDKVQATGYTIIGNISGKGHHGLREAHFMFSEQESLVMIMTVVPEEKVEPILAGLRPLFDRYSGVMFVSDVTVSRVEYFGKKPGRS; encoded by the coding sequence ATGGGCGAGTTGACGCTGCATGCGATGAAAGAAATTCGCGTCATCGTGTCGGGGGAGAATCGACCGTTCGTCACCGAGTTGCTGGACAAGGTGCAGGCCACCGGCTATACAATCATCGGCAACATTTCAGGCAAGGGACATCACGGCCTGCGCGAAGCCCACTTCATGTTCAGCGAACAGGAGAGCTTGGTCATGATCATGACCGTGGTGCCGGAGGAAAAGGTGGAGCCGATCCTGGCCGGCTTGCGGCCGCTCTTCGATCGGTACTCGGGCGTCATGTTCGTGTCCGACGTCACCGTCAGCCGGGTCGAGTACTTCGGGAAAAAACCCGGGCGGTCCTGA